A window of Gossypium raimondii isolate GPD5lz chromosome 7, ASM2569854v1, whole genome shotgun sequence genomic DNA:
ACTTCCTCAACCACCTCCTCCACCTCCCAGTTCCGCCGCTCTAAATCCTGCTCCGGCGGCCCTGACCCATCCTCCTCTGCCGCCTCCGAACCCCGCCGTAAATCTTGCGACGTTAGGGCTCACAGTACTCTGCACGATCTTTTCGCCGTCGACGACAAAATGAAAACCCTCAATGTCGACCTCGCTTGTTCGAAAGTTGAAGTTTTTCAAAGCTTTGaaggaggagaagaagaagaagaggaagggGAGTTAAAAACGATGAAGGAATTCATAGATCTTGAATGTGGAAGCAAAAAAACTTCGGGGAAATCTTTATGGGAAGCGGCTTCGGTTTTTAGCAAGAAATTGaggaaatggagaaaaaaacaGAGCAAAAAGGAGAAAAGCGAGGGTTTGGTTCTTGAGAAGGCAAACAGAAGGGGATTAAGAGATACCCAATCGGAGATCGGGGAATATGGGTTGTTTGGAAGAAGATCCTGTGATACTGATCCTAGATTATCAGTTGATTTTGGCCGTTTATCCGTCGATGAGCCAAGGTTTTCCATGGATGAGCCAAGGGCTTCTTGGGATAGTTATTTGATTGGAAAACAGAACCCTAGGGTCAACGAGGAACCAAGTGTTGGGGAAGAAAGATTGAGTGTTGTAAAAGAGGAAGAAAGGATTAGCCCTGGTGGGTCAGCTCAAACGAGAGACTATTACGCGGATTCTTTGACTAGAAGGAGAAGAAGTTTTGACCGTTCTTCTTCCAACAGGAGGATAAGTTTCGGGGAAGCTGAGGAATTTAAGTCTTCCATTTCTAATGCTAAAGTGTCACCCGAGACTGTTGGGCTGTTTCATGGGGCGAAACTGTTGGTTACTGAGAAGGAATTGAGGGATTCCAATTGGTATTCTAATATGGAATCTGCTTCTAAGGATGTTGAGCTTGTCGCTAATGGAGGGGTTGCTCAAAAAGTGTTTAACATGAAGAAGGCAAGGGGCTGGAAAAATGTGTGGAGTATGTGGGGTTTGATATATAGGCGAAAACAAAGTGATTTCGGAGATGAGGATAGGAGTATTGGACGAGATGTGGGTAATGGGAGGCTAACTGAGTCGTTGCACAAGCTTAGAAGGGTGACTAATGGAGATGAATGTAAAGGTGTTAGAGGAAATGTGGGTGAAGGAACACTTGCAGACTCTTTGGAAAAGCTGACTAGGTTTGCCAATGGAGATGAAAGTAAAGCTATACGAGGAAATGTGGCCGCTGGGACATTGGCAGAGTCCTTGCACAAGTTAAGAAGGGTGGCTGACAGAGTCGAAAATGGGAATGCTGTAAGGGAGAAGCTTCTGCGGAGCTATAGTGTTAGTGCTCGCCATTCGGTTGACGGATCATCTTTCTATGGAGGGAGTGTGATCGATCCTAAAGGCGATGGTCCAAAGAGAAGGGATAATCATATGTTGCACAAGAATAGGAGTGTCAGGTATTCTCCTAACAACCTTGACAATGGTCTATTGCGGTTCTACTTGACGCCATTGAGGAGTTATCGGAGAAGCAAATCTGGAAGAAGTAGGCTAAGAAACTCAAACTCTGTAGGTGGTAGTATACTGTAATGGAGCTTACCAATAAGATAACTACGTTGTAAAAACATTTATGAATGTGTTTCTCCATGTTCTATagatatataacaaaaaaaaaaaaaagcaccgCATCATATGGTTTTCTTTGTTGTGCTAGGCATATGTTCTAATAACGCAGCAATGGAAAAAAATGGTACAATATCTTGATATTGTTAATATAGCAAAAATTGTTGCAGAATTGTAGCTTAGCACTCACAAGAAATGAAATCGCtttgtttttctcttatttGATCATTGCACGTCTTCTGCTTGTAATTATACAAGTTTATGCATCTTGACTTCTTCATGCTTCATTGGACCTATATTGGAACTGGTTTGTCTTAGTGGAGCTGTCATATTCAACAGTTGCAATAAGTGGAGTTACTGTAGGATATTCAACATGTTGTTACGGCTTTTGCTAATAGTGTCTTGCATGTATAATTTGTGATCACTAGTTTCATGAACAAGTTTAATAGATCCcgtaaaaagaaataattatctTGTTAATTGTATCACTCAAATCCTATACTTATTTTTAGATATTAGTCAACATTGCCCATTAATGATGTTATTACAGTTATAAGGACTGGTGACCTTTCATTACAATAAAAGCAACATCTGTACCAGCTAAGCCGACATCACCATCCAATTGGGCTTGGGTTGTTTTTCAAACAGAGCATTGTATTTAAGCCATGGTCTTTGTAGACTATagctattaatttattagtgtcaagatatttatattaaagttaATCGATTTGCTGGCCGGTTCAACAAGAAACCGAGTTTTTTATCTGCTTGAATTGGTCCCCGTTGGCATTAAACAAGGTCAATATCCTGTAGAGAACAGGAAGGCCGAAAAGGATCCTTTATAGCTGTTCCTTTTTGGCAACTGACAAAATTAAACTGAGGCATATAAGCTCCCCAAATGAAGAAAGCATTGCATCCAACTATGATCCGACAAGATTCCAGTTCTCTCCATGATCAGCATAAACCTCGTGCTAAGAACTACTTCAAAGTTGTATCAAGGAAACTAGCTGGAGTTTTCACAGCATTATTGtctgggaaaagaaaaaagggtagAATTGATGTCAACAAGATGCAAAAAAATAACACCCGAGTCGAAAGAATTTCCTgtaagtttttttattctttttcctgGTTTGGTTTGTCGTGAGTAACCAATGAGCTCTCTCAGCTGTTAATTCAATGGCTGTATCCTAAGTTTTCTAATGAAAATTTGCAGTCTCTACTTCAACAGATCAATCGACAGCGAGCGATGTAAGGAGCTCAGCTGGATTCAAGTCTTTTGGTTCTTATGGTTCTTCCAGTTCTATGAGTGGACGTATCACAACACCCAGTTTCTCCTTCGAAGATATCTGTAAGGCAACTGCAAATTTTTCTCCCGAAAATAAAATTGGGGAAGGTGGGTTTGGAACAGTTTATAAAGGGAGGCTCAAGGATGGATCTCTTGTTGCTGTAAAGCGTGCGAAAAAGGTAcacaaatatgcatatgtagGCATTAATCTTAAGAATATGCGGGGATCCCTTCAAAAACTAGATGCTAATAGCATTGGAAAAGTAGATGCTCAATTATATAGTACAtatgcactttaattatttcagTTTGTGACAGGACAAGTATGACCAGGGCTTACCACAACAGTTCAAGAATGAAATACTTACATTATCGAAGATCGAACATCTGAATTTAGTAAGGTTATTTGGATATCTGGAGCACAAAGACGAGCAAATTATCGTGGTTGAATATGTTGGAAATGGGAATCTCCGAGAACATCTTGATGGTAAGGAACAAGTTTCAAACTCTGAAAGAAAGTATGACTGCTTTTAGATTAAAAACTTCAATAGCTCAGATAACAGCAGATAGTGGAGGTGCTCAATATAGCTTTAATATTCTCTTAATGCAGCTGTAAGGGGAAATGGGCTTGAAATTGCCGAACGTCTGGACATTGCGATCGATGTCGCCCATGCAATTACCTATCTTCATACGTACACAGgtattacttatatatatgcCTTTCCAACTCATCTTATTTATAGGCATTTTCTTGTctgtgaaatgattgaaagagACCTGCTGCTTAACTCGAATTGCATCAATGTGAAAATGTTATGGATCCCTCTTGTTATAATCTGGAAATAGTTTATTGTTGTTGCTAGGTTAGGTAACTAGTTTCAACACTTTTGCACCTCAAATAAAGATTTGATTACATAACTTTTTGTGACGATGTATCTGGATGATAAAATGACAGATCCTCCTATAATACATAGAGACATAAAAGCATCAAATATCCTTATCACAGAGAAACTCCGGGCGAAAGTGGCGGACTTTGGATTCGCACGACTTGCTACAGAGGATCCCACTGCAACCCACATCTCGACTCAAGTCAAAGGAACTGCAGGCTATGTGGATCCTGAATACACCAGAACTTATCAGCTCACTGACAAAAGCGATGTATACTCCTTTGGTGTATTGCTCGTGGAGTTGATGACCGGAAGATATCCAATTGAATCAAAGAAACCGGTCAAGGAGCGAGTAACCGTACGATGGGTGAGTATTTCTTCCTCCTATTAAATACAAGCAAAAATATCGGTTATTCAGAGAGATGCTCTAGGTTGGCAGTTTATCGAGTTATATTTTCTATCACAATATAGGCTTGAACATCAAAAACATCAACCATGCATTTTAATAAGCTAGCCAATACAGCAATTTAACTTCTCATTTGAATATCACatattatgaaaattgattccATGATGCATAATCTAGGATAGCAGTTTTTCCATTACACCCATAAAGGTCCTATTGATTGTTCTACCTCCTGTATTTAGCACTTGCTCAGATATGGGTATGGAGATATCACTCTAAGAACCTTTAAATGTTAAAGACACATACTCGTATCCAACATTTTCAATCGAGTTCGGGGGAGTAACATGGCTGCCTCCCATGGAtgattgtaaaaaataaaagaaatttatgtaaaaatattatataattggtGAATTGAcaccataaaattttgaaaataaccatcgaaatatttttaaaaaaaattattttatataaaaataaatgaatctctaatgcttttattttcttttaacactCGTtccttttctcttaaatttatCTTATTCTCTCATACACTCTCtagtatttttataagaaaGGTGATAAATCTTTCAATACTTTTAAGTGGATCTCTCTAATTGGTAAcaattcttcttttcttttcaagctttATTGATTAATCTATAGAAAATTAGGATTGTTGCTTTTCTAGTGATAGATTaagatttagttttttattgatTGAATGATTTTGGGATATTGATTTTGTACGAGATTCTTAACATTTTGATTGGGTAATAATTTTAGAGGTTAACTAATACAAAaccttaaataaattaagattgATTGTATTTATaagcttgaatttttttaatattaattagaaattttataattattagtgtGATTATTGTGAATCTTGAATGTTAGCTTCGtgataaattttgtgtttaaggtttaaatttatttttctaaagacTACTAGTGAAGTAGAAGAAGAACAACAAGAAAGAGTGAATAGCCAAAATAAAATACAGatcaatatgaaaaaaaaaatgtcaaacaaGTCAAGTTTAACCTTTAAAGCCTTCTGGCCGTTCAAATATTGAGAACTAAAATTACAAACTATCATCCAAATAATAGAGATAATATAAGAAGAGTATTTGCAAAAAGTAACTTGTCAACCTCACAACCACAACTTCCTTCAAAAAATTGTGAGTGTGGATTGAAAATTTCCAACTTCTTTGTATATACAAAGGCTATGTAAAAGTCTTACGTCTAATCATATTATACATTGTTTTATCAAGgattaatattttacattaatttctatgatttttataaacattttaatttttcaaaatttcctgGCTACGCCCTGCCTCCTATCTTACTCCTGGAATTAGGTTTAAAGTAGCATATGCATAGTAAATGCTTGCCAACGCCCGATAAATGCTGACGGAGAATTGTGTTGCTGCTGCAGGCAATGAAGAGATTAAAGGAAGGAGAATTTGTGATAGCGATGGACCCAAAGCTAAGGAGAAGTCCAGCATCAAACATGGTGGTTGAGAATGTCCTGAAACTGGCACACCAATGCCTTGCACCAGTGAGACAATCCAGGCCAACCATGAAGAAATGTGTGGAGGTCTTGTGGGGAATTCGTAAAGATTACAAAGATAGAGTGTCTTCTACTACTGCTGCTTCTACCTCTCACTGTTCTGCAAATTTTCCTTATAGAAATGCTAAGTCTGACAGGCACTTGTTTGGAATACAAGAGGGTGACAGCTATGGTTTTATTTCTGCATAAAAATAGTGACTAGTGAGtgattttttactttcttttttggaATGGTCAGTCAATTATTTCCCATTCTTTTCCCTTTTGTGAACCTCATCAAATTCCCAACGtcgaatgaaattgaaatatgatGCAAAAATGTAAACAAAAGATTAGTGAATGATTTTATGTTCGTACATAGCTTTGCTCTATTTCCCTGTTGATGGAGGAATCTAACAAGGGTGGTGATGAGGCGCTGATCAGTGATTCACCTGACTTAAGGTGAAGAGCTGCTGCAAGTGGTGGTCGGAGAGGAGAGGATATTGTGAAGGAGGTGAATGTAAGGTGGAGAGTGAGGAAGTAGAGAGAGAGGGACTCAGTCCCATATTATGGGATCCGACGTGGGCTTATATATGAGAGGTTATAATGTTGAGGTGTCACGTGTCATCTAGTCATTGGTGATCGGGGGTGATTATGTCAACTGTCTTGTCACAATAGGCCTAAATGTGGCTATTAGGGCAATGATTGGACAGACTGTCAATCATGTTAAACGGGATTGGTATTTGGTGACTGGTGTCATAAATGGCGGTTAAATGAGATCCTTTCATGGTTTATGTATGAATGTGTCCGATTCAAGGAATTCTTATGAAGTATTCCAATGAGGAGTTTTGGCGAAGAATTTGTGTATTTAATGTTTCGAAGGGTGATGTCTTAGGGGTCCTCTCGAGATATGTTGTCCCTCCGAGAGGTGGGTCCCAATTCTTGAGGAATGGTATTCGAGGGGCTTTATCGAGGTGTTGGTCTTGATTCTTGAGAGGTTATGTCTAAAGGGTGAAGGGTATAACAATTCTGAATATTTTTAGCTTAAGTCCTATGTCCCTAATGAAGTAATGCACTTACATTTTCCAAAAATCCATTTTATTAGTAGTTAGATTATGATAAGCCATGATGTGGATGAAAGActtaattatgtaataaatatttataaaaattaatataaataataaataaggttttgattgaacaaattttaaaaattacaaaggCATAAGTTAAAATTCTATTagagtatttatatttttattttattatataaaaaacataaaatgacaaaaatattctcaaaatattataatttattttgtaaaataaaaatattttcgttATTACCCAACTAAATTAGTCCCAGCTAACATTTATCTCGTAAAAGAGTTAATATTAGTAGAGATTTGCATGTAATAATCTCAAATGATATGCTACTAATGGCAAAGCCTTTTTTTCTCTGCGCCTTCTCACTCGGACAATCAATGGCCAAATTTGAGAGACATTTAGTAGAGTGAAGAATAAACCATGAACTGTCAAGAGCCGTGAATGTGATTCACATATCAATTGTATGTTAGAGTTGTGTTTATATTATAACTTATGGGGTGTCTTTCATGacaatgtattaaaataattaatgtgaaatgtAATGATTCGATTTTTGTTAGTGTCAGTTTGAGGTTGAATTTATTAAGTCGAATTGCTTGGAAAGTTCACACGCCGAATAGAGAATTGAGAAATAGAATTAATCAAGCATTTAAATAAATAGTGTGAAAGTGAACCAAATTAGGGAGAATTGATTGAGATGTTGAGCAAGCCCTTGGTGTGTAATTATACCAAGGACTTGTGATTAATTTTTCCCTTAATTAAGATTGTATTAGTGACGTTTGTTAATGGGAGAGAGAAAGAGTATGACAATTTTACTTAGCTTCTTCTCCAACGATTTcttaaagaaagaaaggagagaaAAATTGTAGGCATCCAAGCCAATTACgcaagttttcttttaaatttttgttaagccAAGAGCACTTGATGGAAATTGGAATGGTTAAGTGAGttgaagagagagaaaagatgAGAACCATGCTTAGATTATCTAATATGCTTAGTGGGAGGTGTTGATTAATTTTATGTCATTATGAactagattgaattgaatgaaagtaGTTGgaaatttatgttataaattgatAGTTTGAGATCTCTAGAGTGTAAATAcgaagttaaattttaatttgattgagtAAATAGCGAGATATGAACATTTCGGATATTAAGGttgaaaaataacttatttataaagtATGCAATTATATTTGATTGTTGGCTATAcctttattgaatgtaaacTAATACTATTCTGTAATCATATTATCAAATGTAGCTAACTATGATGTCAAGACAGCGGGGGACAAAGGCAAAACAGGCGACGAATAACGATTTCGATTTATGTTAGCATGATTTACTTTctttacatatatttattaagtaattaagttataagattattaataataaaaatagttacgttttgatgaatttaaacaTGAAGGATGGAGTAGTAATGATTGAATTAATAATAGATTGATGAGGAAACTATAGTTATTTTCATGTGATCATACTTgggaaattaataattaagtgtctttgttgatatatatatatatatataaaaggtaaGTTGGTGATTAAGCTTAGataaatttatatcatattaatttaattgattacgGTAACATTTgttataaagtaaaagaaaaagttaatgtCAAAATCATAATACTTGATTTTatggaaagtaaaataattttggtgaattaaaatatctatatatttacTTGTGACTTGGTGACTTATTGAGTTAAAATGTACATGTATATTTCTCATAATTTGATTTCAAcgctaaaaataataaaataataataatgttagaTATAATTTTGGCTACTTGATTTCGGTTGAAATATGTCAAAATGTGTATATTGTGAAAATCTTATATTATCTGATTTATAATATGTTATGAAAATCGTATTATAATATGCTTTGGTTATAAAGTTTCTTTTGTTGAGCTTTAATACTTGAGTTATGAATGAGTATGCATGGTTATAAGTATTAAGCCACTTAATCAACTACACAGTTGACTTGATTGCTAAGTTGTTCggatatttgattatataattgtttgttaAATTGATGCATATGAAATTAGTATAAAGTTTGCTTAAATTAGGTATAAATTGGCTGGTGTTTGAATGCACttaaatgttcattttagtTCATATCACATTAGTGTCTCAAGACATAATGATTATGTCTCGAGATCTCAAGAACAAAAATGATCAAATCGTGCATTTCAGGGTACAAGTCTCAAGACTTACCAAACAAGTCTTGAGACACAATGGTTTATGTCTCAAGACGGTAAAACATcgaaagtaaaattatttttgccatgttttatattttagttattgagACATCTAAGCATTGAAACTAGAGGTTTGAAATAGGGGAGTTGTGTCTCGAGATACTAGGGCCCAAGTCTTGAGACATATGTCCTTAATTATCTAGACACATCACGTCTCAAGATTCCTATGTAGAATTTGGATTTGAAGCCTAACTTCGTTTTTAATTCCACACAACTCCTGAATATGTTAAACGAGATCAATTAGCATTCATTGAGTACGTACatgttatttaattgaaattataccAGATTATTTGTTTAAATGTATCTTTCTTAGTAAATGATATcgatttaatttgatgtattccAACAATGTAATGTAATGTTACGCATTCGAACCCAATGATTGAATCGGTTGTGAATGGGTCAAGTGAAATGTGACATTTAGTATCAAAGTTGACTAAGAAAATCTTCTTAACGaagttttgttgaaataatgtttatagataaaattaaatcatttcaaatttctttaactttagagtttcaaatatatatattttaataaataaaggattaaaatgcataaaaagaTTAAATGGGTGGAAAGTATAATAATGAGACATTTCAATGaaattgagtagaaaatctttctttttttttttgttttagtaaaattactAGACAGTTTTCGGACAAtgcacatttaaaaataacaaaatgaaaaatacaatattaataacCATAAAGAATACCAAAATGATTTACTAAATCATCGTTACAAAGgctaaaataacaatatatgtcaattttatattcaaaattaatctatttttctaaatttgacAATATTTTTCCCTCTTCTTCTCTTTCAGCACAAAATTTCTCTAATATATCTTCATCCTTACCatttatctaatatattttgtatataattacaaaaaagtcatatattgtataatataaattacattaatatgattatataatttcttaagacataatatttattatctaTTACGTAACAAGAATTACAAATTACAATACATATTACCACctatatattaatatatctTATAATACCAAAAATTCTCCTAAGGTTTTAGGCTTATTACAAAAATCATAAATCATTACAGCTGTGTAACACAAATCCTAATATCTTTAATGTATTACGAATTACAAAATATCTTAAAACTCTtttcatgtttaaaaaaaaaaaagaaaaccaacttAAGGTAAGATACAGGAGATTAGTGTAAGATAGTAAGATTACATTTTTACTTGCAAACTACTCTAGTTTTGTTCAAAAAAGTAATATATGCCAGTCATTGTCTCAAGCAAGACAAATTTGAGCATCCTAATTGAGTGGCTACTAAACTTGTTCAAGTATTGAAATTGAGCTCGAAAATAAAAGTAATCATGGAAATTGGACTCAGGTTTTACTTAATAAAAGCTTAATGAGGCCTAAGCTTTAAAGGTAAAAGTCAATTGAGCTCAAGGTCGAGCTTTTTACAACTTAAGCTCAACTCGGTTCCAACCCTAGGTAAGATGATACTCCAAATATTGTGAAAAATGAATGCCTAATTTGCCTATCCAAAATTTGAACAATTTGATCTCAGTTCATAAGTGCATAGTGGCATACCAGCATCCCAGGGCAATCAGCTACTGCCTGTGGATCACTTTTTAGTGTTCTAAAATTCTGATCTTCTCAAGACAGTTCTGCATGTGCTGGGTAACATCAGCCAAGAGCCGTGCTCCAACCATAAGCTTGTACTGCTCGAATTTTAATTCATCACACTTCAAGGCAGCAGTTTTACATGCCTTTATATTACctagaagaaagaaagaagctAGAGGTTAACAAATCTGAacttttttaaacatttcaattttatacCAAACCATGCAGTTGTTCAAGTCTTAAGCTTTGCTTAGAATTACACAAAGTTTCAACatccaaatcatgtaaaaagaTGAGTTGCAAACTGTTAATGAGAACAGGGCAGAGTTTGTGCCCATCTCGCCTTCAAAACATTTTCACCTTATACCTGCCCTAAATCCGGACTTGAGTTCTAGCAGACAAACTCGACCACTTAACCCAAACACTTACACTTGAGCTCCATTTCCAAATATCTACCAACTATCCAAATACATCTAATAAAGTCTAGTAAAAcctaaaatacatgaaaaagtagttataaaatttgaagagaggaattttagaaaaagttcCCAGATTGGGGTAGGTTAAAATCCATCCTAACCCAACCATGAAACTTTCCAATAAAAATGACCAACCTCTGAACCCAATTAGCATAAGAAAAAGGCCCTATAGGGTCAGGTTGAGTCCGAACATGATGGGTTTTGGTTATTTTGCCAATCCTAAGTTACATCACAGGCTAAGAGGTAGAATTGATGTTTAATCATTCTTAATATTCCAAAGCTAGTGCTCAGTAAAAAACTTGTCATGCTAAAATATTCTTCAGATTTCTTAAACACCAGCCctataatttagtaaaaatgatTCTTCAAGCTTGAATTCTATTGACAAATGAACCAACTAAAATATTACCAACATGCCGATTTGGCTTCATATTTAAAGAACTTACCACTAAGATCCAGCAAATTAAATAGCACAGGACAATTCCCAATTCTCCTAACCATGCTTATTGAAGTCCAAATTTTTTGGTATTCATCTCTTGAAACTCTGATAACACACAGCTTTGTAATCGGATTGACGTATTTAACTGcatgtgaaattttaaaaaatgagtctaaagaaaattcgaaaaaaaaaaatcattcaaacagcaatcaatggaaaagaaaaacaaacgaACAAGAACAAGCACCATTGTTTATATTATACCTTGGAAAGATCCGAGCGAAGAAGCTAGACCACATTCACCGAAGTTGACAAGAATGCTATCTTTGATTGCTTTTGAGATGTTAAATTGGGTAACTACAATGGGGTCATCCCCTGAAATTTCTTTATTTGGATCCAACAATACCTCCATAACCATGTATCTGTTCTTAAATCCTACCATTGTATTGTTAGGgtttcaaaagtaaaaataaaaagagagagaacGTGTATGAGATGAGACAATAAGAAGCAGTAGGATCTAAAATAGCCCTTGCATAGTTTACGAATTCTGCTTAGTAGGGACCTAAACACAGGAATGGTTTTTCTCAGAGTCAGACCACGCCTTATGACGAAAGGGGGAGAAAGGACGGGTCACCTGCCGATCTATGATCAAACAAAACTATACCTGAAGAATGGGATACAGATTGACCAGCACAAAAGCCATCTCTATCAATCTACGCTCATTGATGAGACGGCGACATAGAGAAGAAAGTATACCGTTCCCCCCTTGTCACTTAAAAGTAAAGAAGAGATACAAACTTTGGAATAATAATTTTGTGGGATCGAGGATGGAATCGAATAGCGAATGCACTTGCGGTTAAGCCAAAAAATAGAAACAGAAAATCAAATATAACTCCAAATCAATCTTCGAAAACTAAAAACCCAATATAGGAGAGAGAAGATAAGACAAGCCGAACCCTAACTCAGAATCTCATGACTCAATTAGAAACCAATATTTAAGttaagtttagggtttcaaaAGTTTGTCCTATCAGACACTGTTGGAGGAGGCAGATAAAGATGACGCTTCTTTGACAGGTTAActgattaattagttttagtgttatatataaggtatactaacaaatttagtctttaacCTTTAcgtttttattcaatttgatccttactcttttattggaaataaattaaaaaattttgaaattaataagattaaaaggtCAAAGAAATCTTAGtagcaaattaaaaaaatcgattaaactc
This region includes:
- the LOC105791828 gene encoding calmodulin-binding receptor-like cytoplasmic kinase 1 isoform X3 produces the protein MKKALHPTMIRQDSSSLHDQHKPRAKNYFKVVSRKLAGVFTALLSGKRKKGRIDVNKMQKNNTRVERISFSTSTDQSTASDVRSSAGFKSFGSYGSSSSMSGRITTPSFSFEDICKATANFSPENKIGEGGFGTVYKGRLKDGSLVAVKRAKKDKYDQGLPQQFKNEILTLSKIEHLNLVRLFGYLEHKDEQIIVVEYVGNGNLREHLDAVRGNGLEIAERLDIAIDVAHAITYLHTYTEKLRAKVADFGFARLATEDPTATHISTQVKGTAGYVDPEYTRTYQLTDKSDVYSFGVLLVELMTGRYPIESKKPVKERVTVRWAMKRLKEGEFVIAMDPKLRRSPASNMVVENVLKLAHQCLAPVRQSRPTMKKCVEVLWGIRKDYKDRVSSTTAASTSHCSANFPYRNAKSDRHLFGIQEGDSYGFISA
- the LOC105791820 gene encoding protein OCTOPUS, with translation MTSQPHPHRRQSRRLSSCHRHPATAPVTGFCAACLRERLAGIQNDSPTRTPTSSTTSSTSQFRRSKSCSGGPDPSSSAASEPRRKSCDVRAHSTLHDLFAVDDKMKTLNVDLACSKVEVFQSFEGGEEEEEEGELKTMKEFIDLECGSKKTSGKSLWEAASVFSKKLRKWRKKQSKKEKSEGLVLEKANRRGLRDTQSEIGEYGLFGRRSCDTDPRLSVDFGRLSVDEPRFSMDEPRASWDSYLIGKQNPRVNEEPSVGEERLSVVKEEERISPGGSAQTRDYYADSLTRRRRSFDRSSSNRRISFGEAEEFKSSISNAKVSPETVGLFHGAKLLVTEKELRDSNWYSNMESASKDVELVANGGVAQKVFNMKKARGWKNVWSMWGLIYRRKQSDFGDEDRSIGRDVGNGRLTESLHKLRRVTNGDECKGVRGNVGEGTLADSLEKLTRFANGDESKAIRGNVAAGTLAESLHKLRRVADRVENGNAVREKLLRSYSVSARHSVDGSSFYGGSVIDPKGDGPKRRDNHMLHKNRSVRYSPNNLDNGLLRFYLTPLRSYRRSKSGRSRLRNSNSVGGSIL
- the LOC105791828 gene encoding calmodulin-binding receptor-like cytoplasmic kinase 1 isoform X1; the encoded protein is MKKALHPTMIRQDSSSLHDQHKPRAKNYFKVVSRKLAGVFTALLSGKRKKGRIDVNKMQKNNTRVERISFSTSTDQSTASDVRSSAGFKSFGSYGSSSSMSGRITTPSFSFEDICKATANFSPENKIGEGGFGTVYKGRLKDGSLVAVKRAKKDKYDQGLPQQFKNEILTLSKIEHLNLVRLFGYLEHKDEQIIVVEYVGNGNLREHLDAVRGNGLEIAERLDIAIDVAHAITYLHTYTDPPIIHRDIKASNILITEKLRAKVADFGFARLATEDPTATHISTQVKGTAGYVDPEYTRTYQLTDKSDVYSFGVLLVELMTGRYPIESKKPVKERVTVRWAMKRLKEGEFVIAMDPKLRRSPASNMVVENVLKLAHQCLAPVRQSRPTMKKCVEVLWGIRKDYKDRVSSTTAASTSHCSANFPYRNAKSDRHLFGIQEGDSYGFISA
- the LOC105791828 gene encoding calmodulin-binding receptor-like cytoplasmic kinase 1 isoform X2 → MKKALHPTMIRQDSSSLHDQHKPRAKNYFKVVSRKLAGVFTALLSGKRKKGRIDVNKMQKNNTRVERISYQSTASDVRSSAGFKSFGSYGSSSSMSGRITTPSFSFEDICKATANFSPENKIGEGGFGTVYKGRLKDGSLVAVKRAKKDKYDQGLPQQFKNEILTLSKIEHLNLVRLFGYLEHKDEQIIVVEYVGNGNLREHLDAVRGNGLEIAERLDIAIDVAHAITYLHTYTDPPIIHRDIKASNILITEKLRAKVADFGFARLATEDPTATHISTQVKGTAGYVDPEYTRTYQLTDKSDVYSFGVLLVELMTGRYPIESKKPVKERVTVRWAMKRLKEGEFVIAMDPKLRRSPASNMVVENVLKLAHQCLAPVRQSRPTMKKCVEVLWGIRKDYKDRVSSTTAASTSHCSANFPYRNAKSDRHLFGIQEGDSYGFISA
- the LOC105791813 gene encoding probable ribonuclease P/MRP protein subunit POP5, whose amino-acid sequence is MVGFKNRYMVMEVLLDPNKEISGDDPIVVTQFNISKAIKDSILVNFGECGLASSLGSFQVKYVNPITKLCVIRVSRDEYQKIWTSISMVRRIGNCPVLFNLLDLSGNIKACKTAALKCDELKFEQYKLMVGARLLADVTQHMQNCLEKIRILEH